In a single window of the Litorilituus sediminis genome:
- a CDS encoding YfgM family protein — protein sequence MEVYQTEEQQVEAIKGYWRDHGNTIVAGIVLGFAGFIGFNLYQDNKLEQELALSDSYQTLMESSATDKAAFTANAEKFISDNANTSYVSLTALALAKEAASHQDWQGVQKQLNVAISNAPSEGIKAIASLRLARVQVQLEQYTEALATLAQPMPESFTAAKEEIKGDTYLQQGKAELARTAYQAAIAADGLATNPSLQMKLDDLAEATNLAAASDTAN from the coding sequence GTGGAAGTTTATCAAACTGAAGAACAACAAGTAGAAGCGATTAAGGGTTACTGGAGAGATCATGGCAATACTATTGTTGCCGGAATCGTTTTAGGTTTTGCTGGTTTTATCGGCTTTAATCTTTATCAAGATAACAAACTAGAGCAAGAATTAGCCTTATCTGACAGCTACCAAACCTTGATGGAAAGTAGCGCAACCGATAAAGCGGCTTTTACAGCTAATGCTGAAAAATTTATTAGCGATAATGCCAATACTAGCTATGTATCCTTAACGGCATTAGCTTTAGCTAAAGAAGCGGCAAGCCATCAAGATTGGCAGGGCGTACAAAAGCAGTTAAATGTGGCTATTAGCAATGCACCTAGCGAAGGTATTAAAGCGATTGCTAGTTTGCGTTTAGCGCGCGTTCAGGTTCAATTAGAACAATATACTGAGGCTTTAGCGACATTAGCACAGCCAATGCCAGAATCATTTACGGCAGCAAAAGAAGAAATTAAAGGTGATACTTACCTACAGCAAGGCAAAGCAGAATTGGCGCGTACAGCCTATCAAGCCGCTATTGCTGCTGATGGTTTAGCAACCAATCCTTCGTTGCAAATGAAGTTAGATGATCTAGCTGAAGCAACTAACTTAGCTGCTGCAAGCGATACAGCTAATTAA
- the hisS gene encoding histidine--tRNA ligase: MNDCLPSETNIWQMVESVLRRVASNYGFAEIRMPIVESTALFKRSIGEVTDIVEKEMYTFDDRNGDSLTLRPEGTASCVRAGNQHGLLYNQEQRLWYMGPMFRHERPQKGRYRQFHQFGLEAFGIATPDIDAEIILLTARLWRELGINEFVTLELNSLGSNEERAEYRDALVAYLTEREHQLDEDSKRRMHTNPLRVLDSKNPQVQEALVDAPKLSDYFGEETKAHFDGLCQRLDAAGIKYVLNERLVRGLDYYNRTVFEWVTSSLGAQGTICAGGRYDGLVEQLGGKATPAFGFALGIERLVLMLTSLDKVNNVRPQVDAYIVALGDDAQIQANMLAEQWRDQVPESRIQCHCGGGNMKKQLKRADKSGAQVALILGDNEIAEQKVMVKYLRGQQEQQSLAFEQIPSLLAELI, from the coding sequence ATGAACGATTGCTTACCAAGTGAAACAAATATTTGGCAAATGGTGGAATCTGTGCTGCGCCGCGTGGCCAGTAATTATGGTTTTGCTGAAATTCGTATGCCCATTGTTGAGTCAACCGCATTATTTAAACGCTCTATTGGTGAAGTAACCGATATTGTTGAAAAAGAAATGTATACCTTTGACGATAGAAATGGTGATAGTTTAACGCTTCGCCCTGAAGGTACGGCAAGTTGTGTTCGTGCAGGAAACCAGCATGGTCTGTTATATAACCAAGAGCAACGCTTATGGTATATGGGACCAATGTTTCGTCACGAGCGTCCGCAAAAAGGTCGCTATCGTCAATTTCACCAATTTGGTCTAGAAGCCTTTGGTATTGCAACACCAGACATAGATGCAGAAATTATTTTACTTACTGCACGTTTATGGCGGGAACTTGGCATCAATGAATTTGTCACACTAGAGTTGAATTCATTAGGTTCAAATGAAGAACGTGCCGAATATCGTGATGCATTAGTGGCTTATTTAACTGAACGTGAACATCAGTTAGATGAAGACTCTAAGCGTAGAATGCACACCAATCCATTACGGGTATTAGATAGTAAGAATCCACAAGTACAAGAAGCACTTGTTGATGCACCTAAGTTATCAGACTATTTTGGTGAAGAAACTAAAGCGCATTTTGATGGTTTGTGCCAGCGCCTAGATGCCGCAGGTATCAAGTATGTACTTAACGAGCGTTTAGTACGTGGTTTAGATTATTACAACCGCACTGTATTTGAGTGGGTAACGTCAAGCTTAGGTGCACAAGGTACAATTTGTGCGGGTGGCCGTTATGACGGTTTAGTTGAGCAGCTAGGCGGTAAAGCAACACCAGCATTTGGCTTTGCTTTAGGCATTGAGCGTTTAGTATTAATGTTAACTAGTTTAGACAAGGTTAATAATGTTCGCCCACAAGTAGATGCTTATATTGTTGCACTCGGTGATGATGCGCAAATACAAGCGAATATGCTCGCTGAACAATGGCGCGATCAAGTGCCAGAAAGTCGCATTCAGTGTCACTGCGGTGGTGGCAATATGAAAAAACAATTAAAGCGCGCTGATAAATCGGGTGCTCAAGTAGCACTAATTTTAGGCGACAATGAAATTGCTGAGCAAAAAGTAATGGTGAAATACTTACGCGGGCAACAAGAACAACAAAGCTTGGCATTTGAGCAAATTCCAAGTTTATTAGCAGAATTAATTTAA